In Aphis gossypii isolate Hap1 unplaced genomic scaffold, ASM2018417v2 Contig00429_ERROPOS248183, whole genome shotgun sequence, the following are encoded in one genomic region:
- the LOC126554073 gene encoding WAS/WASL-interacting protein family member 3-like, which translates to MAERGNPPPTRNNRPSRGMIATHVEKLRAMATQLLREARRLTGEGPDDAVGGWSAERAATASFGRIRASPTAWALFERGFAEGRRSTRETTPQAGARTRAGPPGRVPPRRAVPAYQRHDVRDRQGRFQRQGQQPAPQAPPSAATVPQQPPVQPLQPPSSHPKPPTPHLQPNHPTTSYPPTQPAQPPATPEAQLAVVERWIEEMEVTADADADS; encoded by the coding sequence ATGGCAGAACGAGGTAACCCACCACCGACCCGCAACAACCGGCCATCCCGTGGCATGATCGCCACACATGTGGAGAAGCTCCGGGCGATGGCCACGCAGTTGTTGCGGGAAGCCAGGAGGCTGACGGGCGAGGGTCCGGACGACGCGGTCGGAGGTTGGTCAGCCGAACGGGCAGCCACCGCTTCGTTCGGCCGGATACGGGCAAGCCCAACAGCTTGGGCGTTGTTCGAGCGTGGTTTCGCCGAGGGACGACGGTCCACTCGGGAGACCACCCCTCAGGCCGGGGCAAGGACGAGGGCTGGACCGCCAGGCCGAGTGCCACCCCGACGAGCGGTACCGGCGTATCAACGCCATGACGTACGGGACCGTCAGGGCCGGTTCCAGCGTCAAGGTCAGCAGCCCGCACCGCAGGCACCCCCATCGGCGGCAACAGTCCCACAGCAGCCACCGGTCCAGCCGCTGCAGCCACCATCGTCTCATCCAAAGCCACCAACCCCACACCTCCAACCCAACCACCCAACCACCAGTTACCCTCCAACCCAGCCGGCCCAACCACCAGCTACACCCGAGGCGCAGCTAGCAGTCGTGGAGCGGTGGATTGAGGAAATGGAGGTGACGGCAGATGCGGACGCGGACAGTTAG
- the LOC126554074 gene encoding uncharacterized protein LOC126554074 has product MPRERRANIGRRTRHASQQQVYSRNLREERQNIIRENDRLRHRVSTRRSLASYNRLAFQYDPTANYSDDENLDIGRMTTICRYCNAVKFKRETVGLCCASGKVKLDPLLTPPQPLKTLFDGSDPDSSHFLQHILEYNNCFRMTSFGANIIREGGFMPTCKIQGQIYHLHGSMVPTPDEPHQFLQIYFISSMVDQLNVRCNIQGAQQLKRRIIEQLQAFFHANNAVVNMFKTALERMPSDTHKFVIRADCTPTGEHVRRFNAPTVNDVAAIIVGDPTKSRDIVVQRRSNIMHRVNETHRLYDALQYPIIYWQGQDGYDITLKMVDPITGVSTNNKNLSAMNYYAYRMMIRTHEENVILKCGRLFQQFAVDMYVKVETERLAFIRFNQPKLRSEDYIHLRDAIHSDGDVQNIGRLTILPSTYIGSPRHMHEYAQDAMTYV; this is encoded by the exons ATGCCTAGAGAACGACGTGCGAACATCGGCCGCCGCACAAGACATGCAAGCCAGCAACAAGTCTATTCAAGGAACTTAAGAGAAgaaagacaaaatataataagagaaAATGACCGATTGAGACATCGCGTGAGCACACGAAGATCATTGGCATCATACAATCGCTTGGCATTCCAATATGATCCCACTGCGAACTACAGTGATGATGAAAATTTGGATATTGGACGAATGACGACTATATGCCGATATTGCAATGCGGTAAAGTTCAAAAGAGAAACGGTTGGATTGTGCTGCGCAAGTGGAAAAGTCAAACTGGATCCATTACTTACACCACCACAGCCACTGAAAACATTGTTTGATGGAAGTGATCCCGATTCCAGCCATTTTCTTCAACACATCCTTGAATACAATAACTGCTTTCGCATGACTTCCTTTGGAGCTAATATCATTCGAGAAGGCGGCTTCATGCCGACTTGCAAG ATACAAGGTCAAATATATCATTTGCATGGTTCAATGGTGCCAACACCAGATGAACCGCATCAATTTctgcaaatatatttcatttcgtCGATGGTGGATCAGCTGAACGTGCGGTGCAATATACAGGGAGCACAACAGTTAAAGAGACGAATTATTGAACAGTTGCAAGCATTTTTTCACGCTAATAATGCTGTGGTTAATATGTTCAAAACAGCATTGGAACGAATGCCATCGGATACGCACAAATTTGTCATAAGAGCGGATTGTACTCCAACAGGTGAACATGTGCGAAGATTCAATGCACCCACCGTTAATGATGTTGCTGCAATTATTGTTGGCGATCCAACTAAATCACGAGACATTGTCGTTCAGCGAAGAAGCAATATCATGCATCGTGTAAACGAGACACATCGTTTGTACGATGCGTTACAATATCCAATCATTTATTGGCAAGGGCAAGACGGATACGACATCACGTTGAAGATGGTCGATCCAATTACAG GAGTATcaacgaataataaaaatctaagcgCAATGAATTACTATGCGTATCGTATGATGATTCGTACACATGAGGAGAATGTCATTCTGAAGTGCGGTCGGCTATTCCAGCAATTCGCTGTCGACATGTATGTCAAAGTCGAGACCGAACGTTTAGCGTTCATCAGATTCAATCAGCCAAAGCTACGATCTGAGGACTATATACACTTGCGTGATGCTATTCATTCAGATGGTGATGTTCAGAATATTGGACGACTGACGATTCTCCCATCAACTTATATCGGAAGCCCACGCCACATGCACGAATACGCTCAAGACGCTATGACGTACGTGTGA
- the LOC126554075 gene encoding uncharacterized protein LOC126554075: protein MDVLTKYRVFGDTRCYMYSVEWQKRGLPHAHILIWLLNKLHSNEVDDIISAEIPDPVTDPRLLDIVTTQMVHGPCGALNPLSPCMADGKCTKRYPRPLVAETVTGNDGYPVYRRRSKEDNGRTIKVKVQNQEIEIGNEFIVPYCPLLSRIFETHANVESCHSAKSIKYLCKYVTKGSDMAVFGIASENVNDEISNFQMGRYVSTNEALWRLLSFQIHERYPTVVHLAVHLENGQRVYFTEANAAQRAERPPSTTLTSFFAMCEADPFAATLMYVEMPKYYTWNQSTKKFKRRKQGTPVPDWPQVFSTDALGRMYTVHPRNDECFYLRLLLVNVRGPKSFAHLKTVNGHQCQTYREACQLLGLLENDSHWDLTLADSVVSSNAYQIRTLFAIIITTCFPSQPIQLWNKYKDAICEDILHRLRIQTNNPDIQITDEIYNEGLILIEDQCLTIANKLLIEVGMIAPNRSMHDAFNQELNRELQYNVDTLQEFVRNNVPLLNEQQKQVYKTLMQAVDNNTGGLFFLDAPGGTGKTFVISLILATIRSRCDIALALASSGIAATLLDGGRTAHSALKLPLNLNTIDTPTCNISRSSAMGKLLMQCKLIVWDECTMAHKKSLEALNFTLKDLRRNNNIFGGLMILLAGDFRQTLPVVPRGTPADELNACLKASPLWNNVKTLSLTTNMRVQLQNDQSAAQFSKQLLDLGNGKVPVDATSGLITLTNDFCRFVDTQLVLIENVFPNISENYKNYAWLSQRAILAAKNNDVHALNFTIQSKIAGDLVTYKSVDSITNPDDVVNYPTEFLNSLEIPGFPPHNLQLKVGTVILILRNLNPPRLCNGTRLSVKRLMPNLIEATIINGKYAGENVCIPRIPMIPTDLPFDFKRLQFPVRLAFANDN from the coding sequence ATGGATGTGCTTACTAAGTATCGAGTTTTTGGTGACACACGTTGTTATATGTACTCGGTGGAATGGCAGAAGCGTGGACTACCGCATGCTCATATCCTAATTTGGTTGCTGAACAAATTACATTCAAATGAAGTGGATGACATCATATCAGCTGAAATTCCTGATCCAGTCACTGATCCCCGTCTACTCGACATTGTGACGACACAGATGGTGCATGGACCGTGCGGTGCATTAAATCCATTATCGCCTTGCATGGCTGATGGAAAGTGCACAAAACGATATCCGCGACCGTTAGTTGCTGAAACAGTCACAGGGAACGATGGATATCCAGTTTATCGTCGGCGTTCAAAAGAAGATAACGGTCGAACTATCAAAGTTAAAGTTCAAAATCAAGAGATTGAGATCGGAAATGAATTCATTGTACCATATTGCCCGCTGCTATCACGAATTTTCGAAACACATGCAAACGTTGAGAGTTGTCATTCGGCCaaatcaatcaaatatttgtgCAAGTACGTCACAAAAGGCAGCGACATGGCTGTGTTTGGTATTGCGTCGGAAAATGTGAATGACGAAATCAGCAACTTCCAAATGGGCAGATACGTCAGTACTAATGAAGCACTGTGGCGATTATTGTCATTTCAAATTCATGAAAGATATCCCACAGTTGTACATTTAGCAGTGCATTTGGAAAATGGCCAAAGAGTTTACTTCACTGAGGCTAATGCGGCACAACGAGCTGAGAGACCACCATCGACAACATTGACTAGCTTCTTTGCAATGTGTGAAGCAGATCCATTCGCAGCGACGCTGATGTACGTTGAAATGCCCAAGTATTACACTTGGAATCAATCAACAAAGAAATTCAAACGTCGCAAACAAGGAACCCCAGTTCCAGACTGGCCACAGGTGTTTTCAACTGATGCACTAGGTCGTATGTACACTGTTCATCCTAGAAAcgatgaatgtttttatttgcgACTGCTGTTAGTAAATGTACGTGGACCGAAATCATTTGCGCATTTGAAAACTGTGAATGGCCACCAATGCCAAACATATCGAGAAGCATGTCAACTATTGGGTTTGCTGGAGAACGATTCTCATTGGGATTTAACACTTGCAGATTCAGTTGTTTCATCAAATGCGTACCAAATACGAACGCTGTTCGCAATTATCATCACCACATGTTTTCCTTCACAACCAATTCAGTTATGGAACAAATACAAAGACGCCATATGTGAAGATATCTTGCATCGCTTGCGTATTCAAACGAATAATCCTGACATCCAAATAACCGATGAAATCTACAATGAAGGATTGATTCTGATTGAGGATCAATGCTTGACTATTGCAAACAAGCTACTGATTGAAGTAGGAATGATTGCGCCAAATCGATCGATGCACGATGCATTCAACCAAGAATTAAATCGAGAGCTGCAATACAATGTTGATACATTGCAGGAATTCGTTAGAAATAATGTTCCGTTGCTGAATGAACAGCAAAAACAagtatacaaaacattaatgcAAGCGGTGGACAATAATACTGGTGGTCTATTCTTCCTGGATGCACCTGGAGGAACAGGGAAAACATTTGTCATTTCATTGATTTTGGCCACTATTCGATCAAGATGTGACATAGCTTTGGCGTTAGCATCATCTGGAATTGCGGCGACTCTTCTAGATGGCGGTCGTACTGCACATTCTGCGCTTAAGTTGCCACtcaatttaaacacaattgaTACTCCAACGTGCAATATTTCCCGATCCAGTGCAATGGGAAAATTGTTAATGCAATGCAAGCTCATTGTTTGGGATGAGTGCACAATGGCACATAAGAAATCACTTGAAGCACTTAACTTCACACTGAAGGATCTTCGGAGAAATAACAACATCTTTGGCGGCTTGATGATATTGTTGGCAGGCGATTTCAGGCAGACGTTGCCAGTAGTTCCCCGTGGAACGCCTGCAGATGAATTGAATGCTTGCCTAAAGGCATCACCTTTATGGAATAACGTAAAAACATTATCGCTAACCACTAATATGAgagttcaacttcaaaatgatCAAAGTGCTGCACAATTTTCCAAACAATTGTTAGATCTTGGAAATGGAAAAGTCCCAGTTGATGCGACATCTGGATTAATTACTCTTACCAACGACTTTTGCCGATTTGTAGACACTCAATTAGttcttattgaaaatgttttcccAAACATTAGTGagaattataagaattatgcTTGGTTAAGTCAACGAGCAATTCTTGCAGCAAAGAATAATGATGTCCACGCACTGAATTTCACCATTCAATCAAAAATTGCTGGCGATTTGGTGACATACAAATCCGTTGATTCAATAACAAATCCCGATGATGTAGTAAATTATCCAACGGAGTTTTTGAACTCTCTGGAGATACCAGGATTTCCACCACATAACTTGCAACTGAAAGTTGGTACAGTTATTTTGATACTGCGTAATTTGAATCCACCGCGACTTTGCAACGGTACTCGACTTTCGGTAAAGAGACTTATGCCGAATTTAATTGAGGCAACCATTATTAACGGAAAGTACGCAggtgaaaatgtatgtattcctCGAATACCAATGATTCCGACTGATCTTCCGTTTGACTTCAAACGATTGCAATTCCCAGTTCGCCTTGCGTTCGCAAATGACAATTAA